The Kribbella shirazensis genomic interval AGCCGGCTCGGGCAGCCGGCGCACCAGCTCGTGAACAGCCACCACGCGTCAGCGGCGCTGAACGGCTTCCTCGGCGACCTCGACGAGCTCGCGGTCAGTCGCCTCGGTCTCCGCGTCGTGCGCCGGCTCGAGCCGGTCGTGCGCGATCAGCGACTGGATCGCCCGCAGTACCGCGCTGGCCGCCGCACCCCAGGTGGAGACGTACGAGAACTGCCACCACCAGAGCGCCTCGACGATCCGGCCGTCCTCGTAGTGCGCGAGGCCGTGCACCAGATCGGTCGCGATCGCGGTGAGGTCGTCGGAGAGCCGGTTGACGGTGATCTCCGGCGGCGCGGCGTACGGGTCGAAGACCTCGGCGTACTCGTCCAGGCCCTCGAACAGCACCGCCAGCCGGTCCCGCATCGCGTCCAGATCGGGGTCCGGTCCGGCGTCGCTCTCGAAGCGCTCCTCCGGGACGAAGTCCTCGAACGCGCCGAGCCGGCCGCCGGCGAGCAGCAACTGGCTCACCTCGAGCAGCAGGTACGGCAGCGAGGCGAGGCCCTCGTCGACCCCGTCCTCGTCCGGTTGCGCGGCGATGTCCCGCACCGAGATGAGGAAGCTCCGGACCTGGTCGGCGATCTGCTCGGCGAACTCGGTCAGGTCCTCGCTGTCGGTGCCCAAAGCGCGTTCCGCAATATCTGTTGGTTCAGTCATCGATTGATCGTCGCCCTTCAAACGCCCGTCCGAGTGTGACCTCGTCGGCGTACTCGAGATCACCGCCTACAGGAAGTCCACTAGCCAATCGGGTGACGCGCAAGCCCATGGGCCGCAGCAAGCGGCTCAGGTACGTCGCCGTGGCCTCACCCTCGAGGTTCGGATCGGTGGCCAGGATGATCTCGGTCACCTCGCCACCGGCCAGCCGCTGGAGGAGTTCTTTGATGCGCAGCTCGTCCGGCCCGATGCCCTCGATCGGCGAGATCGCGCCGCCGAGCACGTGGTACCGGCCACGGAACTCGCGGGTGCGCTCGATCGCG includes:
- the recR gene encoding recombination mediator RecR — translated: MYEGAVQDLIDELGRLPGVGPKSAQRIAFHLLAADETDVRRLAHVLVQVKEKVKFCEICGNVAEDVQCRICRDPRRDLGLICVVEEAKDVVAIERTREFRGRYHVLGGAISPIEGIGPDELRIKELLQRLAGGEVTEIILATDPNLEGEATATYLSRLLRPMGLRVTRLASGLPVGGDLEYADEVTLGRAFEGRRSIDD
- a CDS encoding DUF5063 domain-containing protein; this translates as MTEPTDIAERALGTDSEDLTEFAEQIADQVRSFLISVRDIAAQPDEDGVDEGLASLPYLLLEVSQLLLAGGRLGAFEDFVPEERFESDAGPDPDLDAMRDRLAVLFEGLDEYAEVFDPYAAPPEITVNRLSDDLTAIATDLVHGLAHYEDGRIVEALWWWQFSYVSTWGAAASAVLRAIQSLIAHDRLEPAHDAETEATDRELVEVAEEAVQRR